Genomic window (Deinococcus cellulosilyticus NBRC 106333 = KACC 11606):
TGCAGGCGTCCTTCCAGGGTGGTTTGCACTGCATTCAGGGCTGACTCTCCCAGCACCAGACGTGTGGGTGGGGTGTCCTGATCCAGAGCCATGAGCACAGTCTGAGCAAGCAATGCAGGGTTCAGAAAGGCTGTGGGCGGAAGGGCACCAATGGCCTGCTGGACCTGTCGGACGGTGGCGTCATAGTCTGCAATGGGGGTGGCAACCTGCAGATTGGCCAGAAACGGTGTTGCAGTCATGCCCGGTTCAATCAGGGTGACATGGATGCCCAGAGGGGCCACTTCTTCTCGGAGGGCATCGGTCAGGCCTTCGAGGGCGTGTTTGGTGGCTGCGAGCAGGCCCACCCCTGCATGTGAAGTGAGGCCATACACACTGGACCCCTGCAGGATGTGTCCAGAACGCTGCCCCCTGAGCACGGGCAAAACGGCCCGCAACACGTTGCTTGCCCCAAAAACGTTGGTGTCGAAGATGTCACGCACCTGCTGGTCTGTGGCTTCCTCCACCCCTCCGAACAGGCCGTAGGCGGCATTGTTTGCCACCACGTCAATGCGCCCAAACCGCTGCACCGTTGCCTGCACGGCATCCTGTACGGACGCTTCGCTTCGCACATCGACGGTCAGGGGCAGAACCTGATCTGGAAAATCGGTCAAAAGATCTGTCAGGGCTGCGGTATTGCGAGCAGCAGCGGCCACCTGATCGCCACGCTTCAGGACGGCAAGGGCAAGGTGGTGTCCAATACCGCTGGAGGCACCGGTGATGAACCATGTTCTTGTGGATGTGCTGCTGGATGGTCTGGAAAAGTTTTGTTCAGTCATGGTTATGAGCATAGAGGGTTAGAACATAACTGTCAACCCCGGATGTGCATCACAGTGCCTGCCAGGTCTTTCCGTACAATGAAAGCCATGGTGAGCCCCACCCCCACCTCCTTGCTGCAACCCGATGCAG
Coding sequences:
- a CDS encoding SDR family NAD(P)-dependent oxidoreductase codes for the protein MTEQNFSRPSSSTSTRTWFITGASSGIGHHLALAVLKRGDQVAAAARNTAALTDLLTDFPDQVLPLTVDVRSEASVQDAVQATVQRFGRIDVVANNAAYGLFGGVEEATDQQVRDIFDTNVFGASNVLRAVLPVLRGQRSGHILQGSSVYGLTSHAGVGLLAATKHALEGLTDALREEVAPLGIHVTLIEPGMTATPFLANLQVATPIADYDATVRQVQQAIGALPPTAFLNPALLAQTVLMALDQDTPPTRLVLGESALNAVQTTLEGRLQDLKQWQPLTLAAAGKTVQPV